In Gossypium raimondii isolate GPD5lz chromosome 12, ASM2569854v1, whole genome shotgun sequence, a single window of DNA contains:
- the LOC105763890 gene encoding CMP-sialic acid transporter 1 isoform X2: MTTDWKSVRLFPIPSVIYLIHNNVQFATLMYVDTSTYQIMGNLKIVTTGILFRLFLKKKLSNLQWMAIVLLAVGTTTSQVKGCGEASCDSLFSAPIQGYMLGILSACLSALAGVYTEFLMKKNNDSLYWQNIQLYTFGSIFNMARLVVDDFRGGFEKGPWWQRLFNGYSITTWLVVLNLGSTGLLVSWLMKYADNIVKVYSTSMAMLLTMVLSVFLFSFKPTLQLFLGIIVCMMSLHMYFAPPHMLVDIPPAINSDPESLVNVPVDRKTDS; encoded by the exons ATGACAACGGATTGGAAGAGTGTTAGATTGTTTCCTATTCCTTCAGTTATTTACTTGATCCATAATAATGTACAGTTTGCTACTCTTATGTATGTTGATACATCGACGTATCAGATAATGGGTAATTTGAAGATTGTCACTACTGGGATTTTGTTCAG GTTGTTTCTTAAGAAGAAGCTTTCAAATCTACAATGGATGGCGATTGTTCTATTGGCTGTTGGAACAACGACAAGTCAG GTCAAAGGATGTGGAGAGGCTTCGTGTGACTCCCTGTTCTCAGCACCGATTCAAGGATACATGTTAGGAATTTTGTCTGCTTGTCTTTCGGCATTGGCTGGTGTTTATACGGAATTCCTGATGAAGAAGAACAACGACAGCTTATACTGGCAGAACATACAGTTGTACAC TTTTGGTTCAATCTTCAATATGGCACGGCTTGTAGTGGATGATTTCAGAGGTGGATTTGAGAAAGGACCTTGGTGGCAACGGCTGTTTAATGGGTACAGCATCACAACTTGGTTGGTTGTGCTAAATCTAGGTTCTACCGGGCTTTTGGTTTCATGGTTAATGAAATATGCTGACAATATAGTCAAG GTATATTCCACATCGATGGCCATGCTATTGACAATGGTTCTGTCTGTGTTCCTCTTCAGTTTCAAGCCAACACTTCAG CTTTTCTTGGGAATCATTGTTTGTATGATGTCACTACATATGTACTTCGCACCTCCCCATATGCTCGTAGACATCCCGCCAGCAATCAATTCCGATCCAGAGAGCCTCGTCAATGTTCCGGTCGATCGTAAAACAGATTCATGA
- the LOC105763890 gene encoding CMP-sialic acid transporter 1 isoform X1, whose amino-acid sequence MKWYLVASLLTILTSSQGILTTLSQTNGKYKYDYATIPFLAEVFKLIVSSVFLWRERKKSPPPKMTTDWKSVRLFPIPSVIYLIHNNVQFATLMYVDTSTYQIMGNLKIVTTGILFRLFLKKKLSNLQWMAIVLLAVGTTTSQVKGCGEASCDSLFSAPIQGYMLGILSACLSALAGVYTEFLMKKNNDSLYWQNIQLYTFGSIFNMARLVVDDFRGGFEKGPWWQRLFNGYSITTWLVVLNLGSTGLLVSWLMKYADNIVKVYSTSMAMLLTMVLSVFLFSFKPTLQLFLGIIVCMMSLHMYFAPPHMLVDIPPAINSDPESLVNVPVDRKTDS is encoded by the exons atgaAGTGGTACTTAGTAGCTTCTCTTCTCACCATCCTCACCAGTTCTCAG GGGATATTAACAACTCTATCACAGACCAATGGCAAATATAAATACGATTACGCCACCATCCCTTTCCTTGCTGAGGTCTTTAAG cttaTCGTATCAAGTGTTTTTCTATGGAGAGAACGAAAGAAATCGCCGCCGCCGAAAATGACAACGGATTGGAAGAGTGTTAGATTGTTTCCTATTCCTTCAGTTATTTACTTGATCCATAATAATGTACAGTTTGCTACTCTTATGTATGTTGATACATCGACGTATCAGATAATGGGTAATTTGAAGATTGTCACTACTGGGATTTTGTTCAG GTTGTTTCTTAAGAAGAAGCTTTCAAATCTACAATGGATGGCGATTGTTCTATTGGCTGTTGGAACAACGACAAGTCAG GTCAAAGGATGTGGAGAGGCTTCGTGTGACTCCCTGTTCTCAGCACCGATTCAAGGATACATGTTAGGAATTTTGTCTGCTTGTCTTTCGGCATTGGCTGGTGTTTATACGGAATTCCTGATGAAGAAGAACAACGACAGCTTATACTGGCAGAACATACAGTTGTACAC TTTTGGTTCAATCTTCAATATGGCACGGCTTGTAGTGGATGATTTCAGAGGTGGATTTGAGAAAGGACCTTGGTGGCAACGGCTGTTTAATGGGTACAGCATCACAACTTGGTTGGTTGTGCTAAATCTAGGTTCTACCGGGCTTTTGGTTTCATGGTTAATGAAATATGCTGACAATATAGTCAAG GTATATTCCACATCGATGGCCATGCTATTGACAATGGTTCTGTCTGTGTTCCTCTTCAGTTTCAAGCCAACACTTCAG CTTTTCTTGGGAATCATTGTTTGTATGATGTCACTACATATGTACTTCGCACCTCCCCATATGCTCGTAGACATCCCGCCAGCAATCAATTCCGATCCAGAGAGCCTCGTCAATGTTCCGGTCGATCGTAAAACAGATTCATGA
- the LOC105763891 gene encoding mitochondrial adenine nucleotide transporter ADNT1: MASEDVKTSESAVSTIVNLAEEAKLAREGVKAPSYAVLSICKSLVAGGVAGGVSRTAVAPLERLKILLQVQNPHSVKYNGTIQGLKYIWRTEGFRGLFKGNGTNCARIVPNSAVKFFSYEQASKGILYLYQQQTGDDDAQLTPLLRLGAGACAGIIAMSTTYPMDMVRGRLTVQTDSSPYQYRGMFHALSTVLREEGPRALYKGWLPSVIGVIPYVGLNFAVYESLKDRLIKSKAFGLVEDSELSVTTRLACGAAAGTVGQTVAYPLDVIRRRMQMVGWKEAASVVTGDGRNKAPLVYTGMIDAFGKTVRHEGFGALYKGLAPNSVKVVPSIALAFVTYEVVKDILGVEIRISD, encoded by the exons ATGGCTTCGGAGGATGTGAAGACTAGTGAATCAGCTGTTTCGACGATCGTGAATTTAGCTGAAGAAGCGAAGCTCGCTAGAGAAGGCGTTAAAGCTCCTAGTTATGCTGTTCTTAGTATCTGCAAGTCTCTCGTTGCCGGCGGCGTTGCTGGTGGAGT GTCACGAACTGCCGTTGCTCCTTTGGAACGTTTAAAAATCTTACTTCAG gTTCAGAATCCACATAGTGTAAAATACAATGGAACAATTCAAGGCTTGAAGTACATTTGGAGAACAGAAGGTTTTCGGGGACTATTCAAAGGCAACGGTACTAATTGCGCTCGCATTGTTCCAAATTCTGCCGTCAAGTTCTTCAGCTATGAGCAAGCTTCAAA GGGAATCCTATATTTGTATCAACAGCAAACTGGTGATG ATGATGCTCAGCTCACTCCTCTTTTACGCCTTGGAGCTGGAGCATGTGCTGGAATAATTGCCATGTCTACAACTTACCCAATGGACATGGTACGAGGCAGGCTTACCGTACAG ACAGACAGCTCTCCTTATCAGTATAGGGGAATGTTCCATGCTCTGTCAACTGTGTTGCGTGAAGAAGGCCCACGAGCATTGTACAAGGGTTGGCTTCCTTCAGTCATCGGAGTT ATACCATATGTGGGCCTGAACTTTGCTGTGTACGAATCTCTAAAAGATCGGTTAATCAAAAGTAAAGCATTTGGATTGGTTGAAGACTCCGAGTTGAGCGTGACGACCAGGCTTGCTTGTGGGGCTGCTGCTGGAACTGTTGGCCAAACCGTTGCTTACCCTCTTGACGTGATTCGCAGAAGAATGCAAATGGTAGGATGGAAAGAGGCAGCCTCTGTCGTCACTGGTGATGGGAGGAACAAGGCCCCTCTCGTGTATACTGGCATGATCGATGCATTCGGGAAAACTGTTAGGCATGAGGGCTTTGGAGCATTATACAAGGGTCTGGCCCCTAATTCTGTTAAG GTTGTACCATCGATAGCACTCGCGTTTGTGACATATGAAGTGGTGAAGGACATTTTAGGGGTTGAGATTAGAATATCAGACTGA